The Streptomyces sp. NBC_01689 genome includes a window with the following:
- a CDS encoding MBL fold metallo-hydrolase, whose product MCDSTRASVPDAARTAPRPAPGSASDPIGLAPVDEVRITVLMDNTYDALLVGDSRTRRVGFGPAAVPAGQFESGRTSVGLLAEHGFSALVTVRRAGRTTTLLFDAGLSPGGTVDNAKRLGVDLTALQGVVLSHGHFDHAGGLSGLAAELGSRRMPMTVHPAVWTTRRIKAPGDVFEMPTLSKRALNAEGFEVVERRHPSLLVDGSVLITGEVDRTTDFEHGMPASHQARDGKRWRHDPLVIDDQALVMHLRGQGLVVLTGCGHAGAVNIVRHARRLTGVDTVHALLGGLHLSGPAFEPVIGPTVAALGALAPKLVAPGHCTGWRAQHALAAALPDAWVPSSSGTTHLLAAV is encoded by the coding sequence TCCGTGCCCGACGCGGCGCGCACCGCCCCGCGTCCCGCGCCCGGGAGCGCGTCCGACCCGATCGGGCTCGCCCCGGTCGACGAGGTCAGGATCACGGTCCTGATGGACAACACCTACGACGCGCTGCTCGTCGGCGACAGCCGGACGCGCAGGGTCGGTTTCGGTCCCGCGGCCGTACCCGCGGGACAGTTCGAGTCCGGCCGGACGTCCGTCGGCCTGCTGGCCGAGCACGGCTTCTCCGCCCTGGTGACCGTCCGGCGCGCCGGACGCACAACGACCCTGCTCTTCGACGCCGGGCTCTCACCCGGCGGTACGGTGGACAACGCGAAACGGCTCGGAGTCGATCTGACCGCCCTGCAGGGCGTCGTCCTGAGTCACGGCCACTTCGACCACGCGGGTGGTCTGAGCGGACTGGCCGCCGAACTGGGCAGCCGCCGGATGCCGATGACCGTGCACCCCGCCGTGTGGACCACGCGCCGCATCAAGGCGCCGGGGGACGTCTTCGAGATGCCCACCCTCAGCAAGAGGGCCCTGAACGCCGAGGGGTTCGAGGTCGTCGAGCGGCGCCACCCCTCCCTCCTCGTCGACGGGAGCGTGCTGATCACCGGTGAGGTCGACCGCACCACCGACTTCGAGCACGGCATGCCGGCCTCGCACCAGGCGCGCGACGGCAAGCGCTGGAGGCACGATCCCCTCGTCATCGACGACCAGGCCCTGGTGATGCACCTGAGAGGACAGGGTCTGGTGGTGCTGACCGGCTGCGGCCACGCGGGCGCCGTCAACATCGTGCGCCACGCGCGGCGCCTCACCGGCGTGGACACGGTGCACGCACTGCTCGGCGGCCTCCACCTGAGCGGGCCCGCCTTCGAACCCGTCATCGGCCCCACCGTCGCCGCGCTCGGCGCGCTGGCCCCGAAGCTGGTGGCTCCCGGGCACTGCACCGGCTGGCGCGCGCAACACGCCCTCGCGGCCGCCCTGCCGGACGCCTGGGTCCCCAGCAGCAGCGGCACCACGCACCTCCTCGCGGCCGTCTGA